From Coffea arabica cultivar ET-39 chromosome 2e, Coffea Arabica ET-39 HiFi, whole genome shotgun sequence, the proteins below share one genomic window:
- the LOC113732567 gene encoding mediator of RNA polymerase II transcription subunit 15a isoform X5, with product MDSSSWRAPQGQMAQGPPQGGQAGGSGEVSAVPNAPPPATIDSGDWRTQLQADSRQRIVNKICAHMCRMETLKRHLPFSGQEGLQELKKIAVRFEEKIYTAATSQSDYLRKISLKMLTMETKSQNPMANPLQANAANASKNPPDQAVHGMQSQIQNQQHPMPVVSSQSQSRQQLLPQNMQTNMTSTGVQNSAILASTLPTAGNLQQAPMPNIGQNSNLQNMQSVPSVSQNPVGSSMGQVMPSNVFTNSQRQMQARQQQVVPLQQQQQTQNPQHYLYQQQLQHQYMKQKLQQGGAMAQPLMQSHIQQQQQQQNLLQPTQIQTSQQAVMQPSVMQSAPLSGLQQNQQSSMQQVTQPVIQQQSQAVLRQQQQQQQQQQQQSQQASMLHQQQTSMAQQPLLPAAQQPQQQQQQLIGQQPGATNIQHNQLIGQQNSMPDMQQQQQRLIGQQNNMQQQQLIGQQNSLSSMHQQQLAPQSSVSGLHQQSMRGTQPGNSAMPTSQHSVVMLQQSKVAVQQQMQQNATALLPSQNQQPQQPQQQMVSQIQAQPGGLQHMQQQSNALQRDMQQKIQPTGSLLQQQNVVEQQKQLFQPQRAHPEASSTSLDSTAQTGNASGGDWQEEVYQKIKSMKDMYFLELNDMYMKIAGKLQQHDSLPQQPRNEQIEKLKFFKLMLERLIGFLRCTKNDIQISHKEKLASIEKQIINILSTNRPRRPVSLQQVQLAQQQMSNMQHSQPQTQIPQMQPQENQMNQQMQPMNVQSSITPMQPNSLTSLQQNTLSSVPPVSNLQQNMMSTLQPASTLDPGQSNTHPLQQPNSTMIHNQQLKQQEQQMLQTQQLKQQLHPRQLQQQLLQRQQLMQQQQQQQQQQLQQQPQQHQQMKPQQQPSQLPGHQMSPLHQVTDSSDLKVRPQISVKTGVFQQHHTNSQRAAYHHQQLKSGSPFPISSPQVLQAASPQVPPHASPQIDQQSMQTSIAKTGTPLQAANSPFVVPSPSTPLAPSPMPSESEKLNSGISSLSNAGNIGPSHATTVSAAAQSLAIGTPGISASPLLAEFTSLDGAHVNTSTALPCKPHTVEKPHERLIKAVQSISNKALVASVDDISSVVSMVDRIAGSAPGNGSRAAVGEDLVAMTKCRLQARNFFTQDGPTGTKKMRRSTSAMPSNVVSSVGSVNDSMRQLNSSDAFELESTATSSIRRPRNEANHALVEEIHEINRHLIDTVVDISDEDVDPIAVAAADGGEGTIVKCSFSAVALSPNLKSQYASARMSPIQPLRLLIPTNYPDSSPILLDKYPVEVSINWISSLRLYQINLMCSKEYEDLSIKARSKFSISLRSLSQPMSLSEMARTWDICARAVISEFAQQSGGGTFSSKYGTWENCVSAV from the exons ATGGATAGCAGCAGTTGGAGGGCGCCTCAAGGCCAGATGGCTCAGGGTCCTCCTCAAGGTGGTCAAGCAGGCGGCAGTGGAGAAGTATCGGCTGTCCCAAATGCACCTCCGCCGGCTACTATTGACAGCGGCGATTGGAGGACTCAACTCCAAGCTGATTCTCGTCAAAGAATCGTAAATAAGAT ATGTGCTCACATGTGCAGAATGGAGACTTTGAAGAGGCATCTGCCATTCTCTGGACAAGAGGGACTGCAAGAACTTAAGAAAATTGCTGTGAGGTTTGAGGAAAAGATTTATACTGCAGCAACTAGCCAG TCAGATTATTTGAGAAAGATATCTTTGAAGATGCTGACAATGGAAACTAAGTCCCAAAATCCCATGGCTAATCCTTTACAAGCTAATGCTGCCAATGCAAGCAAAAATCCTCCAGACCAAG CTGTCCATGGCATGCAATCCCAAATTCAGAACCAGCAACATCCCATGCCAGTGGTGAGCAGCCAATCACAATCCCGACAACAGCTGTTACCGCAAAACATGCAGACTAATATGACATCAACTGGAGTCCAGAATTCTGCTATTTTGGCTTCTACACTTCCAACTGCTGGTAATTTGCAGCAGGCTCCCATGCCTAATATTGGTCAGAACTCCAATTTGCAGAACATGCAGAGTGTTCCCAGTGTTTCTCAGAACCCAGTAGGGAGTTCCATGGGACAGGTGATGCCTTCAAATGTTTTCACTAATTCTCAAAGACAGATGCAGGCTAGACAACAACAGGTTGTTCCCTTGCAGCAACAACAGCAGACACAGAATCCACAGCATTATCTTTATCAACAACAGCTGCAGCATCAGTACATGAAACAAAAGTTACAACAAGGAGGAGCAATGGCACAGCCCCTTATGCAATCTCATatccagcagcagcagcagcagcaaaacCTTTTGCAACCAACTCAAATTCAAACCTCCCAGCAAGCTGTTATGCAGCCATCTGTAATGCAGTCAGCTCCTCTATCTGGCCTCCAGCAGAATCAACAGTCTTCTATGCAACAAGTGACTCAACCAGTAATTCAGCAGCAGTCTCAAGCAGTTTTgaggcagcagcagcagcaacagcaACAACAGCAGCAACAGTCACAACAGGCTTCCATGTTGCATCAGCAGCAAACCTCCATGGCTCAACAGCCATTACTGCCTGCAGCACAGCAGCCGcagcaacagcagcagcagctgaTTGGGCAGCAGCCTGGTGCTACAAATATTCAACACAACCAGCTGATTGGCCAACAGAATAGCATGCCTGATATGCAGCAACAGCAACAAAGGCTGATAGGCCAGCAGAACAAtatgcagcagcagcagctaaTAGGTCAACAGAACAGCCTTTCGAGTATGCATCAACAACAGTTGGCCCCTCAAAGTAGCGTTTCTGGGCTCCATCAGCAGTCAATGCGAGGGACTCAACCTGGTAACTCTGCCATGCCGACAAGTCAGCATTCTGTCGTCATGTTACAGCAATCTAAGGTTGCGGTACAGCAACAAATGCAGCAGAATGCAACAGCATTGCTACCAAGCCAAAATCAACAGCCACAGCAACCGCAGCAGCAGATGGTATCACAGATTCAAGCACAACCAGGGGGCCTACAACATATGCAGCAGCAGTCAAATGCGTTGCAAAGAGATATGCAGCAAAAGATTCAACCTACAGGTTCTTTGCTTCAACAGCAGAATGTTGTAGAACAGCAGAAGCAGTTATTTCAGCCACAAAGAGCCCATCCTGAGGCATCATCAA CTTCGTTAGATTCAACAGCTCAGACGGGGAATGCAAGTGGTGGAGATTGGCAGGAGGAGGTTTATCAAAAG attaaatccatgaaggacaTGTATTTCCTGGAATTAAATGACATGTAcatgaaaattgctggaaagCTGCAACAG CATGATTCTCTTCCTCAACAACCGAGAAATGAGCAGATTGAAAAGCTCAAATTCTTTAAGCTCATGCTGGAACGCCTAATAGGATTCTTGCGATGTACCAAGAATGACATTCAGATCAGTCACAAGGAGAAGTTGGCTTCCATTGAAAAACAGATAATCAATATTCTTTCTACAAATCGGCCCCGGAGGCCCGTTTCTTTGCAACAAGTGCAACTTGCCCAACAGCAAATGTCCAACATGCAGCACTCTCAGCCTCAGACTCAAATTCCTCAAATGCAGCCCCAGGAAAATCAAATGAACCAACAGATGCAGCCAATGAATGTACAGAGTTCCATAACACCAATGCAGCCAAATAGCTTGACCAGCCTGCAACAGAACACATTGTCCTCTGTGCCACCAGTTTCGAATTTGCAACAGAATATGATGAGTACCCTACAGCCTGCTTCGACTTTGGACCCAGGACAAAGTAATACTCACCCGTTGCAGCAG CCTAATTCGACTATGATTCATAACCAGCAGCTAAAACAACAGGAGCAGCAAATGTTGCAAACCCAGCAATTGAAACAACAATTGCATCCCCGTCAGCTGCAGCAGCAGCTTTTGCAAAGACAACAGCTAATGCAacaacagcagcagcaacaacaacAGCAGCTGCAGCAGCAACCACAACAGCACCAACAAATGAAGCCACAGCAGCAGCCTTCACAGCTGCCTGGACACCAAATGTCACCACTACATCAGGTAACTGATTCAAGTGACTTGAAGGTGAGACCGCAGATAAGTGTTAAAACAGGTGTTTTCCAGCAACACCATACCAACAGCCAGCGAGCGGCGTATCATCACCAACAGTTGAAGTCGGGAAGCCCATTTCCTATTTCTTCACCACAAGTCCTTCAGGCAGCATCGCCTCAGGTTCCCCCGCATGCTTCCCCTCAAATTGATCAGCAGAGTATGCAGACGTCTATAGCAAAAACTGGAACTCCACTGCAGGCTGCAAATTCACCCTTTGTGGTCCCATCTCCTTCGACTCCCTTGGCTCCATCACCTATGCCTAGCGAGTCAGAAAAACTAAATTCTGGCATTTCATCCCTCTCAAATGCTGGAAATATTGGACCCTCGCATGCAACTACTGTGTCTGCAGCAGCCCAATCACTAGCAATTGGCACTCCTGGGATATCAGCTTCGCCATTGCTTGCGGAATTTACGAGTTTGGATGGAGCTCATGTCAACACATCAACTGCATTGCCCTGCAAGCCACATACTGTAGAGAAGCCACATGAACGGTTGATTAAAGCG GtacaatcaatttcaaataaagCATTGGTTGCCTCCGTTGATGATATAAGCTCAGTTGTCAGTATGGTTGATAGGATAGCTGGATCTGCACCAGGCAATGGATCAAGAGCTGCTGTTGGTGAGGATTTGGTCGCAATGACAAAATGTCGCTTGCAAGCAAGAAACTTTTTCACACAAGATGGACCGACTGGAACAAAGAAAATGAGGCGCTCTACGAGTGCAATGCCTTCCAATGTTGTTTCATCTGTTGGTAGTGTGAATGACAGTATGAGGCAGTTAAACAGTTCTGATGCCTTTGAATTGGAATCCACAGCTACATCAAGTATCAGAAGGCCAAGGAATGAG GCCAACCATGCCCTTGTGGAAGAGATACATGAGATAAATCGACACCTCATAGATACTGTGGTTGATATCAGCGATGAAGATGTTGATCCAATTGCAGTAGCTGCAGCTGATGGTGGTGAAGGGACCATTGTCAAGTGCTCTTTCAGTGCTGTAGCTCTTAGCCCAAACCTGAAATCACAGTATGCTTCAGCACGGATG TCACCAATTCAGCCTCTGCGATTGCTCATTCCAACTAATTATCCTGATTCCTCTCCTATACTCTTGGACAAGTATCCTGTTGAAGTTAG CATCAATTGGATCTCTTCACTGAGATTGTATCAAATAAATCTTATGTGCAGTAAAGAGTATGAAGATCTTTCTATTAAAGCCAGGTCCAAGTTCAGTATATCACTGAGAAGTCTTTCACAGCCTATGTCACTTTCGGAGATGGCAAGGACGTGGGACATTTGTGCTCGTGCAGTTATTTCAGAATTTGCACAACAAAGTGGTGGAGGAACTTTCAGCTCAAAATATGGGACTTGGGAGAACTGTGTGAGTGCAGTTTAG
- the LOC113732567 gene encoding mediator of RNA polymerase II transcription subunit 15a isoform X15, producing the protein MDSSSWRAPQGQMAQGPPQGGQAGGSGEVSAVPNAPPPATIDSGDWRTQLQADSRQRIVNKIMETLKRHLPFSGQEGLQELKKIAVRFEEKIYTAATSQSDYLRKISLKMLTMETKSQNPMANPLQANAANASKNPPDQAVHGMQSQIQNQQHPMPVVSSQSQSRQQLLPQNMQTNMTSTGVQNSAILASTLPTAGNLQQAPMPNIGQNSNLQNMQSVPSVSQNPVGSSMGQVMPSNVFTNSQRQMQARQQQVVPLQQQQQTQNPQHYLYQQQLQHQYMKQKLQQGGAMAQPLMQSHIQQQQQQQNLLQPTQIQTSQQAVMQPSVMQSAPLSGLQQNQQSSMQQVTQPVIQQQSQAVLRQQQQQQQQQQQQSQQASMLHQQQTSMAQQPLLPAAQQPQQQQQQLIGQQPGATNIQHNQLIGQQNSMPDMQQQQQRLIGQQNNMQQQQLIGQQNSLSSMHQQQLAPQSSVSGLHQQSMRGTQPGNSAMPTSQHSVVMLQQSKVAVQQQMQQNATALLPSQNQQPQQPQQQMVSQIQAQPGGLQHMQQQSNALQRDMQQKIQPTGSLLQQQNVVEQQKQLFQPQRAHPEASSTSLDSTAQTGNASGGDWQEEVYQKIKSMKDMYFLELNDMYMKIAGKLQQHDSLPQQPRNEQIEKLKFFKLMLERLIGFLRCTKNDIQISHKEKLASIEKQIINILSTNRPRRPVSLQQVQLAQQQMSNMQHSQPQTQIPQMQPQENQMNQQMQPMNVQSSITPMQPNSLTSLQQNTLSSVPPVSNLQQNMMSTLQPASTLDPGQSNTHPLQQEQQMLQTQQLKQQLHPRQLQQQLLQRQQLMQQQQQQQQQQLQQQPQQHQQMKPQQQPSQLPGHQMSPLHQVTDSSDLKVRPQISVKTGVFQQHHTNSQRAAYHHQQLKSGSPFPISSPQVLQAASPQVPPHASPQIDQQSMQTSIAKTGTPLQAANSPFVVPSPSTPLAPSPMPSESEKLNSGISSLSNAGNIGPSHATTVSAAAQSLAIGTPGISASPLLAEFTSLDGAHVNTSTALPCKPHTVEKPHERLIKAVQSISNKALVASVDDISSVVSMVDRIAGSAPGNGSRAAVGEDLVAMTKCRLQARNFFTQDGPTGTKKMRRSTSAMPSNVVSSVGSVNDSMRQLNSSDAFELESTATSSIRRPRNEANHALVEEIHEINRHLIDTVVDISDEDVDPIAVAAADGGEGTIVKCSFSAVALSPNLKSQYASARMSPIQPLRLLIPTNYPDSSPILLDKYPVEVSKEYEDLSIKARSKFSISLRSLSQPMSLSEMARTWDICARAVISEFAQQSGGGTFSSKYGTWENCVSAV; encoded by the exons ATGGATAGCAGCAGTTGGAGGGCGCCTCAAGGCCAGATGGCTCAGGGTCCTCCTCAAGGTGGTCAAGCAGGCGGCAGTGGAGAAGTATCGGCTGTCCCAAATGCACCTCCGCCGGCTACTATTGACAGCGGCGATTGGAGGACTCAACTCCAAGCTGATTCTCGTCAAAGAATCGTAAATAAGAT AATGGAGACTTTGAAGAGGCATCTGCCATTCTCTGGACAAGAGGGACTGCAAGAACTTAAGAAAATTGCTGTGAGGTTTGAGGAAAAGATTTATACTGCAGCAACTAGCCAG TCAGATTATTTGAGAAAGATATCTTTGAAGATGCTGACAATGGAAACTAAGTCCCAAAATCCCATGGCTAATCCTTTACAAGCTAATGCTGCCAATGCAAGCAAAAATCCTCCAGACCAAG CTGTCCATGGCATGCAATCCCAAATTCAGAACCAGCAACATCCCATGCCAGTGGTGAGCAGCCAATCACAATCCCGACAACAGCTGTTACCGCAAAACATGCAGACTAATATGACATCAACTGGAGTCCAGAATTCTGCTATTTTGGCTTCTACACTTCCAACTGCTGGTAATTTGCAGCAGGCTCCCATGCCTAATATTGGTCAGAACTCCAATTTGCAGAACATGCAGAGTGTTCCCAGTGTTTCTCAGAACCCAGTAGGGAGTTCCATGGGACAGGTGATGCCTTCAAATGTTTTCACTAATTCTCAAAGACAGATGCAGGCTAGACAACAACAGGTTGTTCCCTTGCAGCAACAACAGCAGACACAGAATCCACAGCATTATCTTTATCAACAACAGCTGCAGCATCAGTACATGAAACAAAAGTTACAACAAGGAGGAGCAATGGCACAGCCCCTTATGCAATCTCATatccagcagcagcagcagcagcaaaacCTTTTGCAACCAACTCAAATTCAAACCTCCCAGCAAGCTGTTATGCAGCCATCTGTAATGCAGTCAGCTCCTCTATCTGGCCTCCAGCAGAATCAACAGTCTTCTATGCAACAAGTGACTCAACCAGTAATTCAGCAGCAGTCTCAAGCAGTTTTgaggcagcagcagcagcaacagcaACAACAGCAGCAACAGTCACAACAGGCTTCCATGTTGCATCAGCAGCAAACCTCCATGGCTCAACAGCCATTACTGCCTGCAGCACAGCAGCCGcagcaacagcagcagcagctgaTTGGGCAGCAGCCTGGTGCTACAAATATTCAACACAACCAGCTGATTGGCCAACAGAATAGCATGCCTGATATGCAGCAACAGCAACAAAGGCTGATAGGCCAGCAGAACAAtatgcagcagcagcagctaaTAGGTCAACAGAACAGCCTTTCGAGTATGCATCAACAACAGTTGGCCCCTCAAAGTAGCGTTTCTGGGCTCCATCAGCAGTCAATGCGAGGGACTCAACCTGGTAACTCTGCCATGCCGACAAGTCAGCATTCTGTCGTCATGTTACAGCAATCTAAGGTTGCGGTACAGCAACAAATGCAGCAGAATGCAACAGCATTGCTACCAAGCCAAAATCAACAGCCACAGCAACCGCAGCAGCAGATGGTATCACAGATTCAAGCACAACCAGGGGGCCTACAACATATGCAGCAGCAGTCAAATGCGTTGCAAAGAGATATGCAGCAAAAGATTCAACCTACAGGTTCTTTGCTTCAACAGCAGAATGTTGTAGAACAGCAGAAGCAGTTATTTCAGCCACAAAGAGCCCATCCTGAGGCATCATCAA CTTCGTTAGATTCAACAGCTCAGACGGGGAATGCAAGTGGTGGAGATTGGCAGGAGGAGGTTTATCAAAAG attaaatccatgaaggacaTGTATTTCCTGGAATTAAATGACATGTAcatgaaaattgctggaaagCTGCAACAG CATGATTCTCTTCCTCAACAACCGAGAAATGAGCAGATTGAAAAGCTCAAATTCTTTAAGCTCATGCTGGAACGCCTAATAGGATTCTTGCGATGTACCAAGAATGACATTCAGATCAGTCACAAGGAGAAGTTGGCTTCCATTGAAAAACAGATAATCAATATTCTTTCTACAAATCGGCCCCGGAGGCCCGTTTCTTTGCAACAAGTGCAACTTGCCCAACAGCAAATGTCCAACATGCAGCACTCTCAGCCTCAGACTCAAATTCCTCAAATGCAGCCCCAGGAAAATCAAATGAACCAACAGATGCAGCCAATGAATGTACAGAGTTCCATAACACCAATGCAGCCAAATAGCTTGACCAGCCTGCAACAGAACACATTGTCCTCTGTGCCACCAGTTTCGAATTTGCAACAGAATATGATGAGTACCCTACAGCCTGCTTCGACTTTGGACCCAGGACAAAGTAATACTCACCCGTTGCAGCAG GAGCAGCAAATGTTGCAAACCCAGCAATTGAAACAACAATTGCATCCCCGTCAGCTGCAGCAGCAGCTTTTGCAAAGACAACAGCTAATGCAacaacagcagcagcaacaacaacAGCAGCTGCAGCAGCAACCACAACAGCACCAACAAATGAAGCCACAGCAGCAGCCTTCACAGCTGCCTGGACACCAAATGTCACCACTACATCAGGTAACTGATTCAAGTGACTTGAAGGTGAGACCGCAGATAAGTGTTAAAACAGGTGTTTTCCAGCAACACCATACCAACAGCCAGCGAGCGGCGTATCATCACCAACAGTTGAAGTCGGGAAGCCCATTTCCTATTTCTTCACCACAAGTCCTTCAGGCAGCATCGCCTCAGGTTCCCCCGCATGCTTCCCCTCAAATTGATCAGCAGAGTATGCAGACGTCTATAGCAAAAACTGGAACTCCACTGCAGGCTGCAAATTCACCCTTTGTGGTCCCATCTCCTTCGACTCCCTTGGCTCCATCACCTATGCCTAGCGAGTCAGAAAAACTAAATTCTGGCATTTCATCCCTCTCAAATGCTGGAAATATTGGACCCTCGCATGCAACTACTGTGTCTGCAGCAGCCCAATCACTAGCAATTGGCACTCCTGGGATATCAGCTTCGCCATTGCTTGCGGAATTTACGAGTTTGGATGGAGCTCATGTCAACACATCAACTGCATTGCCCTGCAAGCCACATACTGTAGAGAAGCCACATGAACGGTTGATTAAAGCG GtacaatcaatttcaaataaagCATTGGTTGCCTCCGTTGATGATATAAGCTCAGTTGTCAGTATGGTTGATAGGATAGCTGGATCTGCACCAGGCAATGGATCAAGAGCTGCTGTTGGTGAGGATTTGGTCGCAATGACAAAATGTCGCTTGCAAGCAAGAAACTTTTTCACACAAGATGGACCGACTGGAACAAAGAAAATGAGGCGCTCTACGAGTGCAATGCCTTCCAATGTTGTTTCATCTGTTGGTAGTGTGAATGACAGTATGAGGCAGTTAAACAGTTCTGATGCCTTTGAATTGGAATCCACAGCTACATCAAGTATCAGAAGGCCAAGGAATGAG GCCAACCATGCCCTTGTGGAAGAGATACATGAGATAAATCGACACCTCATAGATACTGTGGTTGATATCAGCGATGAAGATGTTGATCCAATTGCAGTAGCTGCAGCTGATGGTGGTGAAGGGACCATTGTCAAGTGCTCTTTCAGTGCTGTAGCTCTTAGCCCAAACCTGAAATCACAGTATGCTTCAGCACGGATG TCACCAATTCAGCCTCTGCGATTGCTCATTCCAACTAATTATCCTGATTCCTCTCCTATACTCTTGGACAAGTATCCTGTTGAAGTTAG TAAAGAGTATGAAGATCTTTCTATTAAAGCCAGGTCCAAGTTCAGTATATCACTGAGAAGTCTTTCACAGCCTATGTCACTTTCGGAGATGGCAAGGACGTGGGACATTTGTGCTCGTGCAGTTATTTCAGAATTTGCACAACAAAGTGGTGGAGGAACTTTCAGCTCAAAATATGGGACTTGGGAGAACTGTGTGAGTGCAGTTTAG